From a region of the Actinomadura luzonensis genome:
- a CDS encoding PRC-barrel domain-containing protein, protein MELWDYRPEVYDRGQSLDLVGYHVQATDGKIGSVDEATYEVGESYIIVDTGPWIFGKKVMLPAQTVTSIDPQERNVYVARTKAEIKDAPEFDEGRFKEPEYRARLGDYYGGFPR, encoded by the coding sequence ATGGAGCTCTGGGACTATCGACCTGAAGTCTACGACCGAGGCCAGAGCCTGGACCTGGTGGGCTACCACGTGCAGGCGACGGACGGCAAGATCGGGTCCGTCGACGAGGCGACGTACGAGGTCGGCGAGAGCTACATCATCGTCGACACCGGCCCCTGGATCTTCGGTAAGAAGGTCATGCTCCCGGCGCAGACCGTCACGAGCATCGACCCTCAGGAGCGCAACGTCTACGTCGCGCGCACCAAGGCCGAGATCAAGGACGCGCCCGAGTTCGACGAGGGCAGGTTCAAGGAGCCCGAGTACCGGGCCCGCCTTGGGGACTACTACGGCGGGTTTCCGCGGTAA
- a CDS encoding FAD-dependent monooxygenase, protein MPQAVVVGAGIGGLTSAVALRRQGWEVTVLERAAAIEPVGSGLAIAANALKALDTLGLGDRVRALSRVQGQVGIKRADGRWLTHTTPEAAEGRYDDSVVVLLRATLMEVLTDAIGPDALRLGIGVSEVDPEGGVVRTEAGEELRADLVVGADGIRSRTRQALFPRHPGPAYSGVTAWRGLVPRGELEIRSTESWGRGLVFGVNLLAGDLVYVYATDVSPPGLAGGDERAELIRRFGGWHDPIPALLRAADPALIIRSDVHHLAEPLPAYHRGRAVLVGDAAHAMTPNLGQGACQAIEDAVVLAHVAGSGGPAAYTAARLARTRKMVRRSWAVCRVTKVRNPLVAGLRDAAVSLGTRLVPDLLVRSLDEVLGWRPPGQEAAPGGVVSSRPRRP, encoded by the coding sequence ATGCCGCAAGCTGTGGTCGTGGGAGCCGGGATCGGCGGGCTGACCAGCGCGGTCGCGCTGCGACGACAAGGGTGGGAGGTGACCGTGCTGGAACGCGCCGCCGCGATCGAGCCGGTGGGCTCCGGGCTGGCGATCGCGGCCAACGCCCTCAAGGCGCTCGACACGCTCGGCCTCGGCGACCGCGTCCGGGCGTTGTCCCGGGTGCAGGGCCAGGTGGGGATCAAGCGCGCCGACGGGCGGTGGCTCACGCACACCACCCCCGAGGCCGCCGAGGGCCGCTACGACGACTCGGTGGTCGTGTTGCTGCGGGCCACGCTGATGGAGGTCCTGACCGACGCGATCGGCCCGGACGCCCTGCGCCTCGGCATCGGCGTGAGCGAGGTGGACCCCGAAGGCGGCGTGGTCAGGACCGAGGCCGGCGAGGAGCTGCGGGCCGACCTGGTGGTGGGCGCGGACGGCATCCGCTCCCGCACCCGGCAGGCGTTGTTCCCCCGGCATCCCGGGCCGGCGTACTCGGGGGTGACGGCCTGGCGCGGCCTCGTGCCCCGGGGCGAGCTGGAGATCCGCAGCACCGAGAGCTGGGGCAGGGGCCTGGTGTTCGGGGTGAACCTGCTGGCCGGCGACCTCGTCTACGTCTACGCCACCGACGTGTCACCCCCGGGCCTGGCGGGCGGCGACGAGCGGGCGGAGCTGATCCGCAGGTTCGGCGGCTGGCACGACCCGATCCCGGCGCTGCTGCGGGCGGCCGACCCCGCGCTGATCATCCGCAGCGACGTCCACCACCTGGCCGAGCCGCTGCCCGCCTACCACCGAGGCAGGGCCGTGCTGGTCGGCGACGCGGCCCACGCGATGACCCCGAATCTCGGCCAGGGCGCCTGCCAGGCCATCGAGGACGCGGTGGTGCTGGCACACGTGGCCGGTTCCGGCGGACCGGCCGCCTACACGGCGGCGCGACTGGCGCGGACGCGGAAGATGGTGCGGCGCTCGTGGGCCGTCTGCCGGGTCACCAAGGTGCGCAACCCGCTCGTCGCGGGGCTGCGGGACGCGGCGGTGTCACTGGGCACGCGGCTGGTGCCGGACCTGCTGGTGCGCTCGCTGGACGAGGTGCTGGGCTGGCGTCCGCCGGGGCAGGAGGCGGCGCCCGGCGGGGTGGTCAGCTCGCGTCCGAGGCGGCCGTGA
- a CDS encoding TetR/AcrR family transcriptional regulator: protein MKRSDLVADTAIALLAERGMRGLTHRAVDEAAGLPPGSTSNLARTRAALLELTLARLTELEAAVLKAAVPGLAPGGAPGPATGGEPVDRAEVSRLLAGALHVQFGDRGRTLARYELALEATRRPELRAIYDRAGRRFRDPAVALLTALGSADPARHARQLVAFAEGLMFDAIAGAGATPTLGELEQAVQDLLAGMLR from the coding sequence GTGAAGCGCTCCGACCTCGTCGCCGACACCGCCATCGCCCTGCTGGCCGAACGCGGCATGCGCGGCCTCACCCACCGGGCGGTGGACGAGGCGGCGGGCCTGCCGCCCGGCTCCACGTCCAACTTGGCCCGCACCCGGGCGGCGCTGCTGGAGCTGACCCTCGCCCGGCTGACCGAGCTGGAGGCGGCGGTCCTGAAGGCGGCGGTGCCCGGCCTTGCACCCGGCGGCGCACCCGGCCCCGCGACCGGCGGCGAGCCGGTGGACCGGGCCGAGGTGTCCCGGCTGCTCGCCGGGGCGCTGCACGTGCAGTTCGGCGACCGCGGGCGCACGCTCGCCCGCTACGAGCTGGCCCTGGAGGCCACCCGCCGCCCCGAGCTGCGCGCGATCTACGACCGCGCGGGCCGCCGCTTCCGCGACCCCGCCGTGGCGCTGCTGACCGCGCTGGGCTCGGCCGACCCGGCGCGGCACGCCCGGCAGCTCGTGGCCTTCGCCGAGGGCCTGATGTTCGACGCGATCGCCGGCGCCGGCGCCACCCCCACCCTGGGCGAGCTGGAGCAGGCCGTCCAGGACCTGCTGGCGGGCATGCTGCGCTGA
- the secA2 gene encoding accessory Sec system translocase SecA2: MASLKGIFRNLLDRPGGVPLTPYQKVVKAAGERAERVKELAELPRPGMDDLAGFCAVAREAADRTLGLRPYDVQLLGTLALLDGKVAEMATGEGKTLSGAMAAAGYALQGKRVHVISVNDYLARRDAEWMAPFYEALGVSVGWIDQNSTPEERRAAYAKDVTYGPVSEIGFDVLRDRLRTDAAEIIVPAPEVAVIDEADSVLVDEARVPLVMAGAADPGDAVPEMAALVRQLVRGYHYEIDEQARNVYLTQKGADSVENLLGVELYDENEPGALIELNLALHAHALLTRDVDYIVRDGKVQLINPSRGRVAVLQRWPNGLQAAVEAKEALPPSEKGEILDSITVQGLIRRYPQICGMTGTAVAVSEQLGEFYGLKVAVIPPNRPCVRNDEPDRVYPTGPDKDAALVEEIQEVHATGRPILIGTLDVAESENLAKLLQRRGMEPVVLNAKNDAEEASIIARAGERDAITVSTQMAGRGTDIRLGDGVAELGGLYVIGSGRHASSRLDDQLRGRAGRQGDPGGSVFFVSMQDDLITQFVPDERPPAADPDGIVRHRRGAYLVGHAQRVAEGVNLEIHRNTWRYTRLLEQQRELILEWRDKVLHGDAASRALEKADPGRWAELPEDTRDETARQIVLHAIDTCWTEHLAFLQDLREGIHLRALGRMSPVDEFHREAVAEYKALLAEVERRSLEAFESPEPDLKRPSATWTYLVQDNPFGTEWDRILRRVKNAARRG; the protein is encoded by the coding sequence GTGGCCTCACTCAAGGGAATTTTCAGGAACCTCCTGGACCGTCCGGGCGGCGTTCCCCTGACCCCCTACCAGAAGGTCGTCAAGGCGGCCGGCGAGCGCGCCGAGCGGGTCAAGGAGCTCGCCGAGCTGCCCCGGCCCGGCATGGACGACCTGGCCGGGTTCTGCGCGGTGGCGCGCGAGGCCGCCGACCGCACGCTCGGGCTGCGCCCGTACGACGTGCAGCTCCTCGGCACGCTCGCGCTGCTCGACGGCAAGGTGGCCGAGATGGCGACCGGCGAGGGCAAGACCCTGTCGGGCGCGATGGCCGCGGCCGGCTACGCGCTGCAGGGCAAGCGGGTGCACGTCATCTCCGTCAACGACTACCTGGCCAGGCGCGACGCCGAGTGGATGGCGCCGTTCTACGAGGCGCTGGGCGTCAGCGTGGGCTGGATCGACCAGAACTCCACGCCGGAGGAGCGGCGGGCGGCGTACGCGAAGGACGTGACGTACGGGCCGGTCAGCGAGATCGGCTTCGACGTGCTGCGCGACCGGCTGCGCACCGACGCCGCCGAGATCATCGTGCCGGCCCCCGAGGTCGCGGTGATCGACGAGGCCGACTCCGTCCTGGTGGACGAGGCCCGCGTGCCGCTGGTGATGGCCGGCGCGGCCGACCCCGGCGACGCGGTGCCGGAGATGGCGGCGCTGGTCAGGCAGCTCGTCCGCGGCTACCACTACGAGATCGACGAGCAGGCCCGCAACGTCTACCTGACGCAGAAGGGCGCCGACAGCGTCGAGAACCTGCTCGGCGTCGAGCTCTACGACGAGAACGAGCCGGGCGCGCTCATCGAGCTCAACCTCGCCCTGCACGCCCACGCGCTGCTGACCCGCGACGTCGACTACATCGTGCGCGACGGCAAGGTGCAGCTCATCAACCCCTCGCGCGGCCGGGTGGCGGTGCTCCAGCGCTGGCCCAACGGCCTGCAGGCGGCCGTCGAGGCCAAGGAGGCGCTGCCGCCGAGCGAGAAGGGCGAGATCCTCGACTCGATCACCGTGCAGGGCCTCATCCGCCGCTACCCTCAGATCTGCGGCATGACCGGCACGGCGGTCGCGGTCAGCGAGCAGCTCGGCGAGTTCTACGGGCTGAAGGTCGCGGTGATCCCGCCCAACCGGCCCTGCGTGCGGAACGACGAGCCCGACCGCGTCTACCCGACCGGGCCCGACAAGGACGCGGCGCTGGTGGAGGAGATCCAGGAGGTCCACGCCACCGGCCGGCCCATCCTCATCGGCACGCTCGACGTGGCCGAGTCGGAGAACCTCGCCAAGCTGCTCCAGCGGCGCGGCATGGAGCCGGTCGTGCTCAACGCCAAGAACGACGCCGAGGAGGCGTCGATCATCGCGCGCGCCGGCGAGCGCGACGCGATCACGGTCTCCACCCAGATGGCCGGGCGCGGCACCGACATCCGGCTCGGCGACGGCGTGGCCGAGCTGGGCGGCCTGTACGTCATCGGCTCCGGCCGGCACGCCAGCAGCCGCCTGGACGACCAGCTCCGCGGCCGGGCCGGCCGCCAGGGCGACCCCGGCGGCTCGGTGTTCTTCGTCAGCATGCAGGACGACCTCATCACCCAGTTCGTCCCCGACGAGCGCCCGCCCGCGGCCGACCCCGACGGCATCGTGCGGCACCGGCGCGGGGCGTACCTGGTGGGGCACGCCCAGCGCGTGGCCGAGGGCGTCAACCTGGAGATCCACCGCAACACCTGGCGCTACACCCGGCTGCTGGAGCAGCAGCGCGAGCTGATCCTGGAGTGGCGCGACAAGGTGCTGCACGGCGACGCCGCCTCCAGGGCGCTGGAGAAGGCCGATCCCGGGCGCTGGGCGGAGCTGCCCGAGGACACCCGGGACGAGACGGCCCGGCAGATCGTGCTGCACGCCATCGACACCTGCTGGACCGAGCACCTGGCCTTCCTGCAGGACCTCCGCGAGGGCATCCACCTGCGGGCGCTCGGCCGGATGTCGCCCGTCGACGAGTTCCACCGCGAGGCGGTGGCGGAGTACAAGGCGCTGCTGGCCGAGGTGGAGCGGCGTTCGCTGGAGGCGTTCGAGTCTCCGGAGCCGGACCTGAAGCGGCCGTCGGCGACGTGGACCTACCTGGTGCAGGACAACCCGTTCGGCACCGAGTGGGACCGCATCCTGCGGCGGGTCAAGAACGCCGCCCGCCGCGGCTGA
- a CDS encoding nSTAND1 domain-containing NTPase, whose product MTDRLGGYCLGARLDGGGRVAVHEAYDEAGERYALAAPALGDVAAARRVRSLSVAAVVAACPEAEPPYLVSEYVPGPTLRQVVARHGPYAGDDLYRLAAATVTALAAVHEAGTVHGGLTPDRIVLGAEGPRLTGLGLTPPLPAPADPQDRVHDGRAPRAGPLSTRGATPEDEGGAAGDVSAWGRLMLFAAYGPDRPSDGGERLDRPLRALVAAALHRDPDRRPPARQLLLSLLDVPQSQQGRLLPPEPVDDPPLGDRAEAVYRRLDPAEQDLVPEVFLRLAGPEPGTVASAARGDLVAGRGEEEAAAIGRVLAAFAAAGLLTEQPGTAGGTAGDAVGGTVGIGCAALPRAWPRLREWLDGERDGLAVHRELAGAARRWEAGGRREAELLRGEPLERALAWAAGGRRRVTLSAGEQSFLDAALTRSRRRTRRARRRWTAVAALLPLVLALGLGQALAQRGAAEARLELAMAKVAASRAEQVRPADPVTARRLSLAAWRLAPAVPEVRRAMAAVDPAVAAFADPAAGPRTLHAVSGDGALLAALEEDTLRVYDVATGRELARTAGPEQSVRALAWSPDGRTLALVGVDRSYLWTPGSPAVGPPFGRGLGAPGEQAAWFSPGGGLLFAAARQSGERWAWDLRARRAAFVGEYAVVGPADRVALVFAGRRSQLRRDGRATPAAWLDRMPWEYTAFAPDGRRVAIAEESGIQVYGLDGVPADAPRLRPSPAYLRFSPDGRLLAATDDERVRVWRLGSIPWLVAERAVPASGADRPARAVFTPDGRLLRVLAGRGVVLTLDLEPAPPPRDPAAHVCARYGPLSPQEWARHLPELPYRPTC is encoded by the coding sequence ATGACTGACCGGCTGGGCGGCTACTGCCTCGGCGCGCGGCTCGACGGCGGCGGACGGGTCGCCGTCCACGAGGCGTACGACGAGGCGGGCGAGCGGTACGCGCTCGCCGCGCCCGCCCTGGGCGACGTCGCGGCCGCCCGCCGGGTGCGCTCGCTCTCGGTCGCCGCCGTCGTCGCCGCCTGCCCCGAGGCGGAACCGCCCTACCTGGTCAGCGAGTACGTGCCGGGGCCGACGCTGCGGCAGGTGGTGGCGCGGCACGGGCCGTACGCGGGGGACGACCTCTACCGGCTGGCCGCCGCCACGGTCACGGCGCTGGCGGCGGTGCACGAGGCGGGGACGGTGCACGGGGGGCTGACGCCGGACCGGATCGTGCTGGGCGCCGAGGGCCCCCGCCTCACCGGCCTCGGCCTCACCCCACCCCTCCCCGCTCCCGCCGATCCCCAGGATCGCGTCCACGACGGCCGCGCGCCGCGGGCCGGCCCCCTGTCCACCCGCGGCGCCACCCCTGAGGACGAGGGCGGAGCGGCCGGGGACGTGTCCGCCTGGGGCCGGCTGATGCTCTTCGCCGCCTACGGGCCCGACCGCCCCTCCGACGGCGGCGAGCGCCTGGACCGCCCGCTCCGCGCCCTGGTGGCCGCCGCCCTGCACCGCGACCCCGACCGCCGTCCGCCCGCCCGGCAGCTCCTGCTGTCCCTGCTCGACGTCCCCCAGTCCCAGCAGGGCCGGCTGCTGCCTCCCGAGCCGGTGGACGACCCGCCGCTCGGCGACCGTGCCGAGGCCGTCTACCGGCGGCTCGACCCGGCCGAGCAGGACCTGGTGCCCGAGGTGTTCCTGCGCCTGGCCGGGCCCGAGCCCGGCACGGTCGCCTCGGCGGCCCGCGGCGACCTGGTGGCGGGCCGGGGCGAGGAGGAGGCGGCGGCCATCGGCCGCGTGCTGGCCGCGTTCGCCGCGGCGGGCCTGCTCACGGAACAGCCCGGCACGGCCGGGGGCACGGCCGGGGACGCGGTCGGGGGCACGGTCGGGATCGGTTGTGCCGCTCTTCCCCGGGCCTGGCCGCGGCTGCGGGAGTGGCTGGACGGCGAGCGGGACGGCCTCGCCGTGCACCGGGAGCTGGCGGGCGCCGCCCGGCGGTGGGAGGCGGGCGGCCGGCGGGAGGCCGAGCTGCTGCGCGGCGAGCCGCTGGAGCGGGCGCTGGCCTGGGCGGCCGGCGGGCGGCGGCGGGTGACGCTGAGCGCGGGCGAGCAGTCCTTCCTGGACGCGGCCCTCACGCGGAGCCGCCGCCGCACCCGCCGGGCCCGCCGGCGCTGGACCGCCGTGGCCGCGCTGCTGCCCCTGGTGCTGGCCCTCGGCCTCGGGCAGGCGCTGGCGCAGCGCGGCGCGGCCGAGGCCCGCCTGGAGCTGGCGATGGCGAAGGTCGCGGCCTCGCGGGCGGAGCAGGTGCGCCCCGCCGACCCGGTGACCGCGCGGCGGCTGAGCCTGGCCGCCTGGCGGCTGGCGCCGGCCGTTCCCGAGGTCCGGCGGGCGATGGCGGCGGTGGACCCGGCGGTGGCGGCGTTCGCCGACCCGGCGGCGGGGCCGCGCACGCTGCACGCCGTGAGCGGCGACGGGGCGCTGCTGGCCGCGCTGGAGGAGGACACGCTCCGGGTGTACGACGTGGCGACCGGCCGCGAGCTGGCCCGTACGGCGGGGCCGGAGCAGAGCGTCCGGGCGCTGGCCTGGTCCCCGGACGGGCGGACGCTGGCGCTGGTCGGCGTGGACCGCTCGTACCTGTGGACGCCGGGCTCCCCCGCCGTCGGGCCGCCGTTCGGGCGGGGGCTGGGCGCGCCCGGCGAGCAGGCGGCGTGGTTCAGCCCGGGCGGCGGGCTGCTGTTCGCGGCGGCCCGGCAGTCGGGCGAGCGGTGGGCGTGGGACCTGCGGGCGCGCCGGGCGGCCTTCGTCGGCGAGTACGCGGTGGTCGGCCCGGCCGACCGGGTGGCGCTGGTGTTCGCGGGCCGCCGTTCGCAGCTGAGGCGGGACGGCCGGGCGACGCCGGCGGCCTGGCTGGACCGGATGCCGTGGGAGTACACGGCGTTCGCGCCGGACGGCCGCCGGGTGGCGATCGCCGAGGAGAGCGGCATCCAGGTGTACGGCCTGGACGGCGTGCCGGCCGACGCGCCCCGATTACGTCCCTCGCCCGCGTACCTGCGTTTCAGCCCCGACGGGCGGCTGCTGGCCGCGACGGACGACGAGCGGGTCCGGGTGTGGCGGCTCGGGTCGATCCCGTGGCTGGTCGCCGAGCGGGCGGTGCCCGCGTCGGGTGCGGACCGGCCGGCGCGGGCCGTGTTCACGCCCGACGGGCGGCTGCTGCGGGTGCTGGCCGGGCGCGGCGTCGTCCTCACGCTCGACCTGGAGCCGGCGCCGCCGCCCCGCGATCCCGCCGCGCACGTCTGCGCCCGTTACGGCCCGCTGTCCCCGCAGGAGTGGGCCAGGCACCTCCCTGAGCTGCCCTACCGCCCGACCTGCTGA
- a CDS encoding VOC family protein — MRLDHLVYATPDLDATVAELERRLGVRTAEGGRHPGLGTRNRLVGLGGRSYLEVIGPDPEQRAPAGPRPFLIDELTEATLVTWAIAVEDIDAAVAAARARGYDPGEPRDMSRRTPSGDLLAWRLTPPQRAGLVPFLIGWGAARHPTENDLPQAELVSLTLAAPDVEPLRADLAAVGVTDARLAREAAPRLVAVLAGRYGNVTLGGSGLQP, encoded by the coding sequence ATGAGGCTCGACCATCTCGTGTACGCCACCCCCGACCTGGACGCCACCGTCGCCGAGCTGGAGCGGCGGCTCGGCGTCCGGACCGCCGAGGGCGGGCGGCACCCGGGGCTCGGCACCCGCAACCGCCTCGTCGGGCTCGGCGGCCGGAGCTACCTGGAGGTCATCGGGCCGGACCCGGAGCAGCGGGCGCCGGCCGGGCCGCGGCCGTTCCTGATCGACGAGCTGACCGAGGCCACGCTGGTGACCTGGGCGATCGCGGTCGAGGACATCGACGCCGCCGTCGCGGCGGCCCGCGCCCGCGGGTACGACCCGGGCGAGCCGCGTGACATGTCGCGCCGCACCCCGTCCGGCGACCTGCTGGCCTGGCGGCTCACCCCGCCGCAGCGGGCCGGGCTGGTGCCGTTCCTCATCGGCTGGGGCGCGGCCCGGCACCCGACCGAGAACGACCTGCCGCAGGCCGAGCTGGTGTCGCTGACCCTCGCCGCCCCGGACGTCGAGCCGCTGCGCGCGGACCTGGCGGCGGTCGGCGTGACCGACGCCCGCCTGGCGCGGGAGGCGGCGCCGCGCCTGGTCGCGGTGCTCGCGGGCCGCTACGGGAACGTCACGCTCGGCGGGAGCGGGCTTCAGCCGTAG
- a CDS encoding VOC family protein: MTTKAKLLAVSLDCPEPKKLAEFYHEITGWEITYATDEYAAVSDGDGLNIYFGQLPEREAVTWPSPNKQFHLDFRVPDVEKAAAEYVELGATRPDFQPGVTEEGVRWIVLQDPAGHAFCVCPEPS; this comes from the coding sequence ATGACGACGAAGGCGAAGCTCCTCGCGGTCAGCCTCGACTGCCCGGAGCCCAAGAAGCTGGCCGAGTTCTACCACGAGATCACCGGCTGGGAGATCACCTACGCGACGGACGAGTACGCCGCCGTGAGCGACGGCGACGGCCTCAACATCTACTTCGGGCAGCTCCCCGAGCGCGAGGCCGTGACCTGGCCCAGCCCGAACAAGCAGTTCCACCTCGACTTCCGGGTGCCGGACGTGGAGAAGGCGGCGGCCGAGTACGTCGAGCTGGGCGCCACCCGGCCCGACTTCCAGCCCGGGGTGACGGAGGAGGGGGTGCGCTGGATCGTCCTCCAGGACCCGGCCGGCCACGCCTTCTGCGTCTGCCCCGAGCCCTCCTGA
- a CDS encoding GNAT family N-acetyltransferase: MTKKLPDPVVLENDVVRLEPLTLAHVPDLFAAGGGDDEVWRWLPVATPRDEEELGKTALALIHDDRHVPFAVVPKDSGRAVGWTTYADVPGFEASVEIGWTWYGRAVWRTAVNTACKLLLVEHAFALGYNRVLLKTDVLNVRSQNAIRRIGGVHEGTLRRHRERPDGTWRDTVVFGILEEEWPEHRARLLNRS, encoded by the coding sequence ATGACCAAGAAGCTCCCCGACCCCGTGGTGCTCGAGAACGACGTCGTCCGGCTCGAACCGCTCACGCTCGCCCACGTCCCCGACCTGTTCGCCGCCGGTGGCGGGGACGACGAGGTGTGGCGATGGCTGCCGGTCGCCACGCCGCGCGACGAGGAGGAGCTGGGCAAGACCGCGCTCGCGCTCATCCACGACGACCGGCACGTCCCGTTCGCCGTGGTGCCCAAGGACAGCGGCCGGGCCGTCGGCTGGACGACCTACGCCGACGTGCCCGGGTTCGAGGCCAGCGTCGAGATCGGCTGGACCTGGTACGGCCGCGCGGTCTGGCGCACCGCCGTCAACACCGCCTGCAAGCTGCTGCTCGTCGAGCACGCCTTCGCCCTCGGGTACAACCGCGTCCTGCTCAAGACCGACGTGCTCAACGTGCGCTCGCAGAACGCCATCAGGCGCATCGGCGGCGTGCACGAGGGCACGCTGCGGCGGCACCGCGAGCGCCCCGACGGCACCTGGCGCGACACCGTCGTTTTCGGCATCCTCGAAGAGGAGTGGCCGGAGCACCGGGCCCGGCTGCTGAACCGCTCGTAG
- a CDS encoding SAM-dependent methyltransferase: MSLDSAQEWAPPGVDPSRPSVARVHDALLGGLENFASDRSVARRLKDAVPEVVDLVWCNRAFIGRVVDFLVREAGIRQIVDLGAGLPTVENTHEVAQFADPRCRVVYVDLDPMVEPHARAIMKGNPYADAITADARDVAAVLGHPSLTRLIDLAQPTAIMAIGLLHLFSDDEDPHGLVRRYMAALPSGSYLAVSNFMASPSPQAKALEVLLQATMGTGYFREPEAIAAYFDGLVLEEPGVVHFPEWRPDERVPGPLAPWEELLLGGVARKP, encoded by the coding sequence GTGAGTCTCGACAGCGCCCAGGAATGGGCTCCACCAGGCGTGGACCCCTCGCGGCCGAGCGTCGCCCGGGTGCACGACGCCCTGCTCGGCGGCCTGGAGAACTTCGCCTCCGACCGCTCCGTGGCCCGCAGGCTGAAGGACGCCGTCCCCGAGGTTGTGGACCTGGTCTGGTGCAACCGCGCGTTCATCGGCCGGGTCGTGGACTTCCTGGTGCGCGAGGCCGGCATCCGCCAGATCGTCGACCTCGGCGCGGGGCTGCCCACCGTGGAGAACACGCACGAGGTCGCCCAGTTCGCCGACCCGCGCTGCCGGGTCGTGTACGTCGACCTCGACCCCATGGTCGAGCCGCACGCCCGCGCGATCATGAAGGGCAACCCGTACGCGGACGCGATCACCGCCGACGCCCGCGACGTCGCCGCCGTGCTCGGCCACCCGTCACTGACCCGGCTCATCGACCTGGCGCAGCCCACCGCGATCATGGCCATCGGCCTGCTGCACCTGTTCTCCGACGACGAGGACCCGCACGGCCTGGTCCGCCGCTACATGGCGGCGCTGCCGAGCGGCAGCTACCTGGCCGTCTCCAACTTCATGGCCTCCCCCAGCCCGCAGGCCAAGGCCCTGGAGGTGCTGCTCCAGGCCACGATGGGCACCGGCTACTTCCGCGAGCCCGAGGCCATCGCGGCCTACTTCGACGGCCTGGTGCTGGAGGAGCCCGGGGTGGTGCACTTCCCCGAGTGGCGGCCCGACGAGCGGGTGCCCGGGCCGCTCGCTCCCTGGGAGGAGCTGCTGCTCGGCGGCGTCGCCCGCAAGCCGTAG
- a CDS encoding DMT family transporter has translation MTHVTARRGALYVSVAATAWGTGGAAGSLLFETGGLGPVGVSLWRYLLGAAFLLALTPRAALPHRLPHRLPRRLGWRILPVGAGMAVYQTAYFAAIAHAGVATATVVTMGATPVFAALGSRFLLRERLGGLALGSLAAALAGLVLLTAESATQARASVAGIGLALVSAAGYAGVTLFSRHHRDDPAGTAIGGFVVAALCLAPFALTGRVAPELSLASAALLLYLGAVPTALAYGLFFRALTALRATTVSIISLGEAVGAALLGVLVFGERLTPVAWCGCALLLAAVAVLAARPETG, from the coding sequence ATGACCCATGTCACCGCCCGGCGGGGCGCCCTGTACGTGTCCGTGGCCGCCACCGCCTGGGGCACCGGCGGCGCGGCCGGCTCCCTCCTGTTCGAGACCGGCGGGCTCGGCCCCGTCGGCGTGTCCCTGTGGCGCTACCTGCTCGGCGCCGCGTTCCTGCTCGCCCTCACCCCCCGCGCCGCGCTCCCCCACCGGCTCCCCCACCGGCTCCCCCGCCGGCTCGGCTGGCGGATCCTGCCGGTCGGGGCCGGGATGGCCGTCTACCAGACGGCGTACTTCGCCGCGATCGCGCACGCGGGCGTCGCGACCGCGACGGTCGTCACCATGGGCGCCACGCCCGTCTTCGCCGCGCTGGGCAGCCGCTTCCTGCTGCGCGAGCGGCTCGGCGGGCTCGCGCTCGGCTCGCTGGCCGCCGCGCTGGCCGGGCTGGTCCTGCTCACCGCCGAGAGCGCGACGCAGGCGCGCGCCTCGGTCGCCGGGATCGGCCTCGCGCTGGTCTCGGCCGCCGGGTACGCCGGCGTGACGCTGTTCTCCCGGCACCACCGCGACGACCCGGCGGGGACGGCGATCGGCGGCTTCGTCGTGGCCGCGCTCTGCCTGGCGCCGTTCGCCCTGACCGGCCGCGTGGCGCCGGAGCTGAGCCTGGCCTCGGCGGCGCTGCTGCTCTACCTGGGCGCGGTGCCGACGGCGCTGGCGTACGGGCTGTTCTTCCGCGCGCTGACCGCGCTCCGCGCCACCACCGTCTCGATCATCTCACTGGGCGAGGCGGTGGGCGCGGCGCTGCTCGGCGTGCTGGTGTTCGGGGAGCGGCTGACGCCCGTGGCCTGGTGCGGGTGCGCGTTGCTGCTGGCCGCGGTGGCGGTGCTCGCGGCCCGGCCCGAGACCGGCTGA